A stretch of the Planktothricoides raciborskii GIHE-MW2 genome encodes the following:
- a CDS encoding TolC family protein: MALSSMESTVAQTNLLSSSLGNDLGKTPQDRPIPESEETLHLVQVNEAQPTREDNFLDPNPNPLQFPTLPAEVEITETYPITLAEAIAQSLRNNRQLEETRLTLERAEAELREARAALYPNLSVRSNLVRTNQNGTREVNNDEFNQDVNTTSLDGTVELNYNLFSSGRRSAQIKAAESQIRLNQLEVERIMSELRLNVTEAYYDLQQADEEVRIAKSSVDSSQKSLADAQALERAGVGTRFDVIRAEVQLANSQQELNQAISQQQITRRQLAQLLSLPQSLNIVAGDPVKPVEDWSLSLEESIVLAYKNRAELEQQLVQRDISEFQRRAALANLGPQVDLFGNYQYSWVNQGGDVLLSTSGDSTTRQGALAFGARMQWNLYDGGASSARARQQKKNMEIAETRFANQRNQVRFEVEQAFFNLQSNRSNIETAQIALEQAKESLRLARLRFQAGVGTQTDVLDADTELTRAEANLVRAILGYNRSQAAMQRAITNFEPETTFSL; this comes from the coding sequence ATGGCTCTATCTTCGATGGAGTCTACTGTGGCTCAGACCAATTTATTGAGCAGTTCTCTGGGCAATGATTTGGGTAAAACTCCCCAGGATCGCCCAATCCCAGAATCAGAAGAAACTTTGCACTTAGTTCAAGTTAACGAGGCTCAACCAACTAGAGAGGATAACTTTTTGGATCCCAATCCTAACCCGTTACAGTTTCCCACGTTGCCAGCAGAAGTAGAAATTACGGAAACTTATCCGATTACTTTAGCAGAGGCGATCGCCCAAAGCCTGCGGAATAATCGCCAACTGGAAGAAACTCGTTTAACCTTAGAACGTGCCGAAGCCGAATTGCGAGAAGCCAGAGCCGCACTCTATCCTAATTTATCGGTGCGATCGAATTTAGTCAGAACTAATCAGAATGGCACCAGAGAGGTCAACAATGATGAATTTAATCAAGATGTCAACACCACCTCTTTAGATGGCACCGTCGAATTAAATTACAATCTGTTTTCCTCTGGTCGTCGCTCCGCACAAATCAAAGCCGCAGAATCTCAAATCCGCTTAAATCAGCTAGAAGTGGAACGGATCATGTCTGAGCTTAGATTAAATGTCACCGAAGCTTACTACGACCTTCAACAAGCTGATGAAGAGGTTCGCATTGCCAAGTCCTCCGTAGACAGTTCCCAAAAAAGTTTGGCAGATGCCCAAGCCTTAGAACGGGCTGGAGTTGGCACTCGCTTTGATGTCATCCGAGCCGAAGTTCAACTGGCAAATTCCCAGCAAGAATTAAACCAGGCAATTTCTCAGCAACAAATTACTCGGCGACAACTAGCACAGCTTCTCAGCTTACCCCAATCCTTAAATATTGTTGCCGGAGATCCAGTCAAACCTGTAGAAGATTGGTCTTTATCTCTGGAAGAAAGTATTGTATTAGCCTATAAAAATAGAGCCGAACTAGAACAGCAATTAGTCCAAAGAGATATTTCTGAATTCCAACGGCGTGCCGCCCTAGCAAATTTAGGCCCGCAAGTGGATTTATTTGGCAATTATCAATACAGTTGGGTGAATCAAGGTGGCGATGTTTTGTTGTCTACTTCTGGAGATTCTACCACCAGACAAGGGGCATTGGCTTTTGGGGCGAGGATGCAATGGAACCTCTATGATGGGGGGGCTTCCAGTGCCAGAGCCCGGCAACAGAAAAAAAATATGGAAATTGCCGAAACTCGGTTTGCTAACCAGCGTAACCAAGTCCGCTTTGAAGTAGAACAAGCGTTTTTTAATTTGCAATCTAATCGCAGCAATATTGAAACCGCTCAAATCGCTTTAGAGCAAGCGAAGGAAAGTTTACGATTAGCCCGATTGCGATTTCAAGCCGGGGTGGGAACTCAAACTGACGTGCTCGATGCGGATACAGAATTAACCCGTGCTGAAGCAAATTTAGTCCGGGCAATTCTCGGTTACAATCGTTCCCAGGCGGCGATGCAACGAGCGATTACTAATTTTGAGCCGGAGACGACTTTTAGTTTGTAA
- a CDS encoding SH3 domain-containing protein produces MSHHNTVFLMFAATAIAGTVGGVMVALQSPRSQPEDNFPSSQAQISESSTSKTPSQSNPETSGTLTTPTSAPTSAPTSAPTSAPTSAPTPTARPTPTAAAETIPPTVVNPPTQGCKITQAVVADPNPPLNVRSSPRVTDNNQVTTLKNGTFISVVGEENGWFKIDQPVQGWVSKNRTKSSCSDVSKRIQFPKNGISAIVKGEIIGGGSHQYILRAAAGQTMVVEKLNADSVFPTIITPKGQVLAGDPYTDSNRSLWSGKLPFSGDYYLDMNSNFKGFKYDFMVEIR; encoded by the coding sequence ATGAGTCATCACAACACTGTATTTTTAATGTTTGCGGCTACGGCGATCGCCGGAACCGTTGGCGGGGTAATGGTGGCACTGCAATCGCCGCGATCGCAGCCGGAAGACAATTTCCCTTCTTCCCAAGCCCAAATCTCTGAGTCTTCAACCAGTAAAACCCCCTCACAGAGCAATCCAGAGACTTCAGGTACTTTGACCACACCCACATCAGCACCCACATCAGCACCCACATCAGCACCCACATCAGCACCCACATCAGCACCCACACCTACGGCGAGACCTACACCAACCGCAGCCGCCGAAACCATCCCTCCGACTGTCGTCAACCCACCCACCCAGGGCTGTAAAATTACCCAGGCAGTAGTTGCTGACCCGAATCCGCCATTGAATGTTCGGTCTAGTCCTCGCGTGACGGATAATAATCAAGTTACTACGTTAAAAAATGGTACTTTTATTTCTGTAGTTGGTGAAGAAAATGGCTGGTTTAAGATAGATCAACCTGTGCAAGGATGGGTGTCTAAAAACCGGACAAAAAGCAGTTGCTCCGACGTAAGTAAAAGGATTCAGTTTCCCAAAAATGGAATTTCTGCGATCGTCAAAGGAGAAATTATTGGTGGGGGGAGTCATCAGTACATTCTCAGGGCTGCCGCTGGGCAAACAATGGTGGTTGAGAAGTTAAATGCCGATAGTGTATTTCCCACTATTATTACTCCCAAAGGACAAGTTTTAGCGGGCGATCCTTACACCGATAGCAATCGAAGCTTATGGTCTGGAAAACTGCCTTTTAGTGGAGATTACTACTTGGATATGAATTCTAATTTTAAAGGATTTAAATATGATTTTATGGTTGAAATTAGGTGA
- a CDS encoding SH3 domain-containing protein, translating to MKNYHNQTTTFPSTWLQKAGMICLTGMLCLACAPTTPPPTANQVTETNGATETNEPTAVETTPESSPPVQVAPATVPTNPPMNRPTTASNAVKDTCKITMAIVSDPNPPTNVRSTPEVRDGNIIGQVQNRTQLSVEGEQNNWFKVRTLGNEPLEGWVSKNVTESGCNQKTQRITIPSNSNSVTIRDRFIGTGSHEYTISAQQGQTITVTANSGPFPFIFAASDVNRQRELSNQGGAPGPISWSSQISTSGDYAIDLESNFRGYEYSFTVELR from the coding sequence ATGAAAAATTATCACAATCAAACCACTACATTTCCATCTACTTGGCTGCAAAAGGCCGGAATGATTTGCTTAACCGGGATGCTCTGTTTAGCCTGCGCCCCGACGACACCCCCACCGACCGCCAATCAGGTAACGGAAACTAATGGAGCCACGGAGACTAATGAACCGACTGCGGTAGAAACCACTCCTGAGTCAAGTCCGCCCGTGCAGGTGGCACCAGCGACGGTGCCGACGAATCCGCCGATGAATAGACCGACCACCGCCTCAAATGCGGTCAAGGATACTTGTAAAATTACGATGGCGATCGTCTCGGATCCCAATCCGCCCACGAATGTCCGTTCTACCCCGGAGGTGAGGGACGGTAACATTATCGGTCAGGTGCAAAATCGCACTCAATTGTCCGTAGAGGGGGAGCAAAACAACTGGTTTAAAGTGCGTACCCTGGGGAATGAACCCCTGGAAGGTTGGGTGTCCAAAAATGTGACGGAAAGCGGCTGTAACCAAAAGACTCAGAGGATTACGATACCCAGTAATAGTAATTCGGTGACGATTCGCGATCGCTTCATCGGTACTGGCAGCCATGAATACACCATTAGCGCCCAACAAGGTCAGACCATCACTGTGACGGCAAATTCTGGGCCATTTCCCTTTATTTTTGCCGCCAGTGATGTGAATCGGCAACGAGAACTGAGCAACCAAGGAGGTGCTCCCGGTCCGATTAGCTGGAGTAGTCAAATATCCACCAGTGGGGATTATGCGATCGATCTAGAATCTAATTTCCGAGGGTATGAATATTCTTTTACCGTTGAATTAAGATAA
- a CDS encoding ABC transporter substrate-binding protein — MSQKNKAAILIVTLLLTGGLLAVGYFAFTQWQSQTAADIRPSPSSPTARDDARLREISGGQQLLFSSTTSPAKQEGIDAIAAENYPRAVSKLEASLQQNRNDPEALIYLNNARIGGGQSYTIAVSVPISTAENTAQEILRGVAQAQNEINQAGGINGVNLRVVIADDANNPSVAQQVAQSLVADDQVLGVVGHYSSDVTLAASQVYEQGQLVAISPTSTSIELSKAGDFIFRTVPSDRFTANALTKYMVEYLGLKQAAIFYNKNSSYSRSLKDEFTTALYGYGGAVVTEINLAEENFNSFDAVESAIQRGAEAIVLLADTETVPRALQVVRVNERKLPVLGGDSLYEPEVLEVGSDSEGMVVAIPWHILSHTNSEFAGAATQLWGGDINWRTTMAYDATKALIAGISGDSSRRGVQRTLSEPGFSAKGGGGDIRFSSNSGDRNHNLQLVKVEAGRRSRGLDYYFNPLP; from the coding sequence ATGTCTCAAAAGAACAAAGCAGCCATTCTGATTGTCACCTTACTGCTTACGGGAGGATTATTAGCAGTTGGGTATTTTGCCTTTACCCAGTGGCAATCACAAACAGCGGCAGACATTAGACCATCTCCCAGTTCCCCAACAGCTAGGGATGACGCTCGACTCAGGGAGATCAGTGGTGGGCAACAGTTATTGTTTTCTAGCACAACTTCCCCGGCGAAACAGGAGGGAATTGATGCGATCGCGGCGGAAAATTATCCCAGAGCGGTTTCGAAGTTGGAAGCCTCCCTACAACAAAATCGCAATGATCCAGAAGCCCTAATTTATCTCAATAATGCCCGCATTGGCGGTGGACAGTCCTATACAATAGCCGTTTCTGTTCCTATCAGTACGGCGGAAAATACAGCCCAGGAAATCCTGCGGGGAGTGGCTCAGGCTCAAAATGAAATTAACCAAGCGGGGGGTATTAACGGGGTTAACCTGCGGGTGGTGATTGCTGATGATGCTAACAACCCTAGTGTGGCTCAACAAGTGGCTCAGTCTCTAGTGGCTGATGACCAGGTTTTGGGGGTGGTGGGGCATTATTCTAGTGATGTGACTTTGGCCGCATCCCAGGTTTATGAACAGGGTCAGTTGGTGGCGATTTCTCCCACCAGTACGTCGATAGAGTTATCTAAGGCGGGGGATTTCATTTTTCGGACTGTTCCTAGCGATCGCTTTACGGCTAATGCCCTGACAAAATATATGGTAGAGTACCTGGGTCTGAAGCAGGCGGCTATTTTTTATAACAAGAATAGTAGTTATAGTCGTTCTCTCAAAGATGAGTTTACTACGGCTTTATATGGGTATGGCGGCGCTGTGGTGACGGAGATTAATCTGGCTGAGGAGAATTTTAATAGCTTTGATGCGGTAGAATCAGCTATACAACGGGGAGCAGAGGCGATCGTATTATTGGCTGATACGGAAACTGTTCCTCGGGCTTTACAGGTGGTGCGTGTTAATGAGAGAAAGTTGCCTGTGTTGGGGGGAGATAGTCTCTACGAACCTGAAGTTCTAGAGGTGGGAAGCGATAGTGAAGGGATGGTGGTGGCTATTCCCTGGCATATTCTTAGCCACACTAATTCGGAGTTTGCCGGTGCGGCGACTCAGTTATGGGGGGGTGATATTAACTGGCGCACTACTATGGCTTATGATGCCACTAAAGCCTTGATTGCTGGTATTTCTGGAGATTCTAGCCGCCGGGGAGTTCAAAGGACACTATCAGAACCGGGTTTTTCGGCTAAGGGGGGCGGCGGAGATATTCGTTTTTCGTCTAATTCTGGCGATCGCAATCACAACTTACAATTGGTTAAGGTTGAAGCAGGAAGGCGATCGAGGGGATTGGATTATTATTTTAATCCACTTCCTTGA